The Klebsiella quasivariicola region AACATGGCCATGGACCGGGAAGAGAATGAGCTGGGGGTGTCCTGTCTGGCGGTGCCGGTTTTCGATATTCACCAGCGCGTGCCCTACGCCATTTCTATTTCTCTGTCGACGTCGCGCCTCAAGCAGATAGGCGAAAAGAACTTGTTAAAGCCACTGCGTGAGACCGCCGAAGCAATCTCACGTGAGCTGGGCTTTACGGTGCGTGAAGCGTCAGGCACATGACCACATCTTCCTCATCATCTGACAAAAAACAGCGCTGATTCCATTCAGGATCAAAGCGCGGGTAGGGACTATTCTGGCACCCTGCGGTTTTATCCCCAGGGAGCAGAGGATGAACCGGTTTCTTATTGCCAGTGCCCAGCAGTGTATTGGCTGTCGTACCTGTGAAGTGGCCTGCGTGGTCGCGCACCAGCAGGCACAGGATGTCGCCGCCCTGTCGACGAACCATTTTGCGCCGCGTATTCGGGTGGTGAAAAGCGGTGACATATCGACGGCGACGGCCTGCCGGCAATGCGAGGATGCGCCCTGCGCCAGCGTTTGCCCGCAGGGGGCGATTCAGCGTGACAATGACGTCTGGTGGGTCGACCAGCGGCGCTGCATCGGCTGCAAAAGTTGCATGGTAGCCTGCCCGTACGGCGCGATGACCGTCACGGTGGTGAGCCAGCAGGCACAGGCGCTGAAATGCGATTTATGCCATCACCGCGCCGAGGGTCCGGCCTGCGTGGCCGCCTGCCCGACGCAGGCGCTGCGGGTGATGGTTCCCGCAGAGCTGGAAGCGCTATGCGCGCAAAAACGCCAGCGGCTGGCGCTGGCGTGAGTAGGGCCGTTGACGGGCGTTACCCGCCCGTGGCGTCAGAGGCTATGCTTCCTGTTCGCGCCAGGCGAATTCAATCTCTTCGGCGAGAATTTTCACCCCGGCCTCAATTTTTTGCGGGTCTGGCACATAGTTCATGCGCATACACTGGTGGGTGTGCGGCCACGGCTTATCCAGACCCGGGAAGAAGTAATCCCCCGGCACCATCAGCACGCCGCGCTTTTTCAGCCGCTGATACAGCAGCTCGGTGGAGACCGGCAGATCCTTAAACCACAGCCAGAGGAAGATCGCTCCCTCCGGTTTGTGAATCAGGCAGCGCTCCTCCGGCAGATAGCGGCGAATAATGGCGATGGTTTCCTGCACCCGCTGATAATAGAAGGGCTTGATCACCGTCTCTGACAGGCGCAGCAGATCCTGTCGTTTAATCATTTCGCACATCATTGCCGGCCCGATGCCGCCAGGGGCGAGGCTGATAATGCCGTTCATATTGCTGATGGCGGTGATGATTTTCTCGTTGGCGATGATAATCCCGCAGCGGCTCCCCGGCAGCCCCAGTTTGGACAGGCTCATACACAGCACGATGTTTGGATTCCACAGCGGTCGGGCGTCGCTAAAGATAATCCCCGGGAACGGTACGCCGTAGGCGTTATCAATTACCAGCGGGACCCCGTGCTGATTCGCCAGCGCATCCAGTTTGATCAGCTCTTCATCAGTGATGACGTTGCCGGTCGGGTTGGTGGGGCGCGAGACGCAGATCATCCCGGTCTCTTCCGTCACCTGCAGATGTTCAAAATCAACGTGGTATTTGAACTGGCCTTCCGGCAGCAGTTCGATGTTCGGCCGGGTGGCAACGAACAGATCCTCTTCCAGACCGGCATCGGCGTAACCAATATATTCCGGCGTCAGTGGGAACAGTACCTTACGCGTGGTGCCATCTGCCCGACGGCCTGCAAACAGATTAAATAAGTAGAAAAATGCGCTCTGACTGCCGTTTGTTAGCGCAATATTCTGTGGTTCGATCTCC contains the following coding sequences:
- a CDS encoding 4Fe-4S dicluster domain-containing protein; the protein is MNRFLIASAQQCIGCRTCEVACVVAHQQAQDVAALSTNHFAPRIRVVKSGDISTATACRQCEDAPCASVCPQGAIQRDNDVWWVDQRRCIGCKSCMVACPYGAMTVTVVSQQAQALKCDLCHHRAEGPACVAACPTQALRVMVPAELEALCAQKRQRLALA
- the avtA gene encoding valine--pyruvate transaminase, whose amino-acid sequence is MTFSLFGDKFTRHSGITRLMEDLNDGLRTPGAIMLGGGNPAQIPEMNDYFQQLLSDMLDNGKALDALCNYDGPQGKSELLNLLANMLRDELGWEIEPQNIALTNGSQSAFFYLFNLFAGRRADGTTRKVLFPLTPEYIGYADAGLEEDLFVATRPNIELLPEGQFKYHVDFEHLQVTEETGMICVSRPTNPTGNVITDEELIKLDALANQHGVPLVIDNAYGVPFPGIIFSDARPLWNPNIVLCMSLSKLGLPGSRCGIIIANEKIITAISNMNGIISLAPGGIGPAMMCEMIKRQDLLRLSETVIKPFYYQRVQETIAIIRRYLPEERCLIHKPEGAIFLWLWFKDLPVSTELLYQRLKKRGVLMVPGDYFFPGLDKPWPHTHQCMRMNYVPDPQKIEAGVKILAEEIEFAWREQEA